In bacterium, the following are encoded in one genomic region:
- a CDS encoding MBL fold metallo-hydrolase: MSKIAVRLAVILVCAAAGGFAAAQDRFADVKIEVTPVAGGVHMLTGAGGNMGLFVGEDGPFLVDDQYAPLSERIMAAIATVTDEPVTFVFNTHYHGDHTGGNEAFGETGSFLVSHANVRRRLTADQFSELLQRKNEAAAPGAWPVITFTDSLTFHWNGDEVRAFHVPHAHTDGDGVLHFPGANVVHSGDVIFFGLYPYIDTSAGGSIDGMIAGVERILGLCDDETRVIPGHGPLLGKAEVAAHLAMLKKARAQVAAAMADGSDLAAVLAKKPCAEWDESHGQVWLTSDQFVESVYASLAAADGGHAGHGHHH, encoded by the coding sequence ATGTCGAAAATCGCTGTTCGTCTCGCCGTGATCCTGGTCTGCGCCGCCGCCGGCGGGTTCGCCGCCGCCCAGGACCGCTTCGCCGACGTGAAGATCGAGGTCACGCCCGTCGCCGGCGGCGTGCACATGCTCACCGGAGCCGGCGGCAACATGGGGCTCTTCGTGGGCGAGGACGGCCCATTCCTCGTCGACGACCAGTACGCTCCCCTCTCGGAGCGCATCATGGCCGCCATCGCGACGGTCACCGACGAGCCCGTGACCTTCGTCTTCAACACCCACTACCACGGCGACCACACGGGCGGCAACGAGGCGTTCGGCGAGACGGGGTCGTTCCTCGTCAGCCACGCCAACGTGCGCCGACGCCTGACCGCCGACCAGTTCTCCGAGCTGCTGCAGCGCAAGAACGAGGCCGCCGCGCCGGGCGCCTGGCCCGTGATCACCTTCACCGACTCGCTCACCTTCCACTGGAACGGCGACGAGGTGCGCGCCTTCCACGTCCCCCACGCCCACACCGACGGCGACGGGGTGCTGCACTTCCCCGGGGCCAACGTGGTCCACAGCGGCGACGTGATCTTCTTCGGCCTGTACCCCTACATCGACACCTCGGCCGGCGGCAGCATCGACGGCATGATCGCCGGCGTCGAGCGCATCCTCGGGCTGTGCGACGACGAAACCAGGGTCATTCCGGGTCACGGTCCGCTGCTCGGGAAGGCCGAAGTGGCCGCCCATCTGGCGATGCTGAAGAAGGCCCGGGCCCAGGTGGCCGCGGCCATGGCCGACGGCAGCGATCTCGCGGCGGTGCTCGCGAAGAAGCCGTGCGCGGAGTGGGACGAGTCGCACGGTCAGGTGTGGCTCACGAGCGACCAGTTCGTCGAGTCGGTCTACGCGTCGCTCGCGGCAGCCGACGGCGGGCACGCCGGCCACGGGCACCACCACTAG